The Edaphobacter sp. 12200R-103 genome contains a region encoding:
- a CDS encoding helix-turn-helix transcriptional regulator, with the protein MATKRKSKGAYMISAVAEMYQIHPQTLRLYEREGLLRPSRSEGNTRLYTDEDLERLEFILNLARDLGVNIAGIAVILQMRERMEEMNRQMQGFVDYVRTEMLSHMQQSATPAGLVPMRPPVVVSPPPTTRKKKTGSFE; encoded by the coding sequence ATGGCAACAAAGCGTAAAAGCAAAGGCGCATATATGATTTCGGCCGTCGCTGAGATGTACCAGATTCATCCCCAGACGTTGCGGCTTTATGAACGCGAAGGGCTTTTGCGCCCTTCGCGGAGCGAGGGCAATACGCGGCTTTATACCGATGAGGACCTGGAGAGGTTGGAGTTCATCCTGAACCTTGCGCGTGACCTTGGCGTGAATATCGCAGGAATCGCCGTGATTCTGCAGATGCGCGAGCGGATGGAGGAGATGAACCGGCAGATGCAGGGCTTTGTGGATTACGTTCGGACGGAGATGCTGTCACACATGCAGCAGAGTGCTACTCCGGCGGGCCTCGTGCCGATGCGTCCCCCTGTGGTTGTTTCGCCGCCACCAACGACGAGGAAAAAGAAGACCGGGTCGTTTGAATAG
- a CDS encoding type II secretion system protein, with translation MQVHPSQNGRQGEQGFMLVGAIVLIFLVFLALGIAAPKVARELRREREVEAVHRGDEYVRAIQLYYRKFGRYPGTVDQLVKTSNIRFLRQKYTDPMTGKADWRLIHLGQAKTTVKGFFGQPLAGLPGAAGGLGAASSMVSGQPGSTIGGSSSGAGGLGSIGGSGLSGGSSSGFSLGSSSNTTTGPGSSSGASSGTSSGGTVSSGGSGSSGGIGSQSATSFSGGGAPIVGVGSSHSGTSITVLNEQTTYQTWEFIYDPRIEQLKAKAALLGGGTNSTFGSGSSSGFGSSSGPGSSSPSGSSPGSGIFGNSSGTSSSGFGSGSSGTSSPSH, from the coding sequence ATGCAGGTCCATCCTTCACAGAACGGGCGGCAGGGCGAACAGGGATTCATGCTGGTCGGCGCAATCGTCCTCATCTTCCTCGTCTTCCTGGCGCTCGGGATAGCGGCCCCCAAGGTCGCGCGCGAATTGCGCCGCGAGCGCGAGGTCGAAGCCGTCCATCGCGGCGATGAGTACGTGCGCGCCATTCAGCTCTACTACCGTAAGTTTGGCCGTTACCCCGGCACGGTCGATCAGCTCGTAAAGACCTCGAACATCCGCTTTCTCCGGCAGAAGTACACCGACCCGATGACCGGCAAAGCCGACTGGCGCCTGATCCACCTCGGACAGGCGAAGACGACCGTAAAGGGTTTCTTCGGCCAACCGCTGGCGGGACTTCCCGGCGCAGCCGGCGGACTCGGCGCGGCGTCATCCATGGTCTCCGGTCAGCCCGGCTCCACCATCGGCGGCTCTTCTTCTGGCGCTGGCGGCCTTGGCTCCATCGGCGGGTCTGGCCTCTCTGGAGGCTCAAGCTCAGGATTCAGCCTGGGTTCTTCATCGAACACCACGACAGGCCCGGGCTCCAGTTCGGGCGCATCCTCGGGCACATCTTCGGGAGGCACGGTCTCTTCCGGAGGCTCTGGCTCCTCGGGCGGGATTGGAAGTCAATCTGCCACTAGCTTTTCCGGCGGAGGCGCGCCCATCGTCGGCGTCGGCAGCTCGCATTCCGGCACCTCCATCACCGTCCTCAACGAACAGACCACCTATCAGACGTGGGAGTTCATCTACGATCCCCGCATCGAACAGCTGAAGGCCAAGGCAGCCCTTCTCGGCGGAGGCACAAACTCCACCTTCGGCTCCGGATCGTCCTCCGGTTTTGGATCCAGCTCCGGTCCGGGGTCCAGCTCTCCTTCGGGCTCCTCACCCGGTTCGGGTATCTTTGGCAACTCGTCCGGAACCAGTTCCTCCGGCTTCGGCTCCGGAAGCTCGGGAACGTCCTCTCCATCGCACTAA
- a CDS encoding HdeD family acid-resistance protein yields MSHAATSIHEFAHRAINWSIVLSILLIVAGFFTLLIPFLGGIGVTLFVGWALMISGVTHLVLAWKGHNTGARLWELLVGLAYLFAGVYLILHPVAGLASLTLLLAFYLFFEGIFEVLAFFQMRSRPGAGWLLFDGAITLLLAFMIWRHWPFSSVWAVGTLVGVSMLFSGFSRLMLSMGARQVLKAA; encoded by the coding sequence ATGAGCCATGCAGCCACTTCTATCCACGAGTTCGCCCATCGCGCAATTAACTGGTCGATCGTCCTCAGTATCCTGCTGATCGTGGCAGGGTTCTTCACTCTTCTGATCCCTTTCCTGGGAGGAATCGGCGTGACGCTCTTTGTGGGCTGGGCGCTGATGATCAGCGGAGTCACCCATCTGGTCCTTGCCTGGAAGGGGCACAACACCGGAGCCCGGCTGTGGGAGCTTCTGGTCGGTCTGGCGTATCTCTTTGCAGGCGTTTATCTTATTCTGCATCCGGTTGCCGGTTTGGCCTCGCTGACGCTCCTGCTGGCCTTCTACCTCTTCTTTGAAGGCATCTTTGAGGTCCTGGCGTTTTTCCAGATGCGATCCCGCCCGGGCGCAGGCTGGTTGCTCTTCGACGGAGCAATCACGCTGCTGCTGGCTTTCATGATCTGGCGGCACTGGCCCTTCAGCTCGGTATGGGCAGTAGGCACCCTGGTCGGCGTCAGTATGCTCTTCAGCGGATTCTCCCGCCTGATGCTCTCCATGGGGGCCAGACAGGTCCTGAAAGCGGCTTAG
- the dnaK gene encoding molecular chaperone DnaK, with protein MGKIIGIDLGTTNSCVAVMEGGEPKVIPNEEGGRTTPSIVAFTKNGERLVGQVAKRQAITNPENTVYSIKRFMGRRFNEVSDEMKMVPYKVVQQGDHIAVSAQGKEYTPPEISAMILQKLKKAAEDYLGTSVTEAVITVPAYFNDAQRQATKDAGKIAGLDVRRIVNEPTAAALAYGLDKKKDETIAVYDFGGGTFDISILEVGEGVIEVKSTNGDTHLGGDNLDQRIVDWLIKEFKDETGLDLTSKGNEMALQRLKDAAERAKIELSTAQETEINLPFITADASGPKHLVRKLTRAKLEQLVADLLEKSVGPCKQALKDAGVDASKIDEVVLVGGQTRMPAIQELVKKLFGKEPHKGVNPDEVVAIGAAVQAGVLAGDVKDLLLLDVTPLTLSIETMGGVATPMIQRNTTIPTKKTETFSTAADSQTEVEVHVLQGERPMAAQNRTLGKFKLSGIPPAPRGVPQIEVTFDIDANGILNVTAKDNATGKDQKITITSSSGLSKEEVERMAKDAESHAAEDKEQRETIEARNGLDSMVYNVEKMIKDAGDKVSGSDKSDVESALEDAKKVLAGSPKPSELNEARERLTTASHKLAEAMYKANAGQPGEQAAQAGATAEEPKKDEGVIDAEYVDVDEKK; from the coding sequence AATCCGGAGAATACGGTCTACTCGATCAAGCGCTTTATGGGCCGCCGCTTCAATGAAGTGAGCGACGAGATGAAGATGGTGCCCTACAAGGTCGTTCAGCAGGGCGATCATATCGCCGTCAGCGCACAGGGTAAGGAGTACACCCCGCCTGAGATTTCGGCGATGATCCTGCAGAAGCTGAAGAAGGCCGCTGAGGATTATCTGGGGACCAGTGTCACCGAGGCCGTTATTACAGTTCCGGCGTACTTCAATGACGCCCAGCGCCAGGCGACCAAGGATGCCGGCAAGATCGCCGGACTCGACGTCAGGCGTATCGTCAACGAGCCGACGGCAGCCGCGCTCGCCTACGGCCTCGACAAGAAGAAGGACGAGACGATCGCCGTGTATGACTTCGGCGGCGGTACCTTCGATATCTCGATCCTGGAAGTCGGCGAAGGCGTGATCGAAGTGAAGTCGACCAACGGCGATACCCACCTTGGCGGCGACAATCTCGACCAGCGCATCGTTGACTGGCTCATCAAGGAGTTCAAGGATGAGACCGGCCTCGACCTGACCTCGAAGGGCAACGAGATGGCCCTGCAGCGTCTGAAGGACGCCGCGGAACGCGCCAAGATCGAGCTGTCGACCGCGCAGGAGACGGAGATCAACCTGCCGTTTATCACGGCGGACGCAAGCGGACCGAAGCACCTCGTCCGCAAGCTCACCCGTGCCAAGCTCGAGCAGCTTGTAGCCGATCTTCTGGAGAAGTCGGTCGGACCCTGCAAGCAGGCCTTGAAGGATGCAGGCGTGGACGCCAGCAAGATCGACGAGGTCGTGCTGGTTGGTGGACAGACGCGTATGCCTGCGATCCAGGAGCTGGTGAAGAAGCTCTTCGGCAAGGAGCCGCATAAGGGCGTCAACCCGGACGAGGTGGTCGCAATCGGCGCTGCTGTTCAGGCAGGTGTATTGGCCGGCGATGTGAAGGATCTGCTCCTGCTCGACGTCACTCCGCTAACCCTCTCGATTGAGACGATGGGCGGCGTGGCGACCCCAATGATCCAGCGCAACACGACGATCCCGACCAAGAAGACGGAGACCTTCTCGACGGCTGCCGACTCGCAGACCGAAGTGGAGGTTCATGTCCTTCAGGGCGAGCGTCCGATGGCGGCGCAGAACCGGACTCTGGGCAAGTTCAAGCTGAGCGGCATTCCGCCTGCTCCGCGTGGCGTGCCCCAGATCGAGGTGACCTTCGACATCGACGCCAACGGCATCCTGAACGTGACCGCGAAGGACAACGCCACCGGCAAGGACCAGAAGATCACCATCACCTCCAGCTCGGGCCTGAGCAAGGAAGAGGTGGAGCGGATGGCGAAGGACGCCGAATCTCATGCGGCTGAGGACAAGGAGCAGCGCGAGACGATTGAAGCCCGCAATGGACTCGACTCGATGGTCTACAACGTCGAGAAGATGATCAAAGATGCCGGCGACAAGGTCTCTGGATCGGACAAGAGCGATGTTGAATCGGCTCTTGAAGATGCAAAGAAAGTTCTCGCCGGTTCTCCGAAGCCGAGTGAGCTGAACGAGGCCCGCGAGCGTCTAACGACTGCGAGCCACAAGCTCGCAGAGGCGATGTACAAGGCCAACGCCGGTCAGCCGGGTGAGCAGGCCGCTCAGGCCGGCGCCACCGCCGAGGAGCCGAAGAAGGACGAGGGAGTGATCGACGCCGAGTACGTGGACGTCGACGAAAAGAAGTAA
- a CDS encoding GspE/PulE family protein has protein sequence MANLPLAIPVTDLGMDELEHARALARRYHADFIDLKNFKIQHDLFKRVPVDMMFRYNFVPLEQVGSRLAIAVSDPSKLMVLDEIAGLLGMRLLTRVATLSQINELLKKTEQSQRVLEEASEGLAFDVLSSEENADENISIERLTSEDDISPIIRLVDTTIFTALERRASDIHLETFDDSLLVKYRIDGVLQQAMAPIAREHHQTILSRIKVMSELDIAERRVPQDGRFRVRYKGRLIDFRVSIMPTVHGENAVLRVLDKESMSEKFKQLSLDVVGFASRDLERFRRYIKEPYGMVLVTGPTGSGKTTTLYAALNEIKSEEDKIITIEDPVEYQIRGITQIPVNEKKGLTFARGLRSILRHDPDKILVGEIRDAETAQIAINSALTGHLVFTTVHANNVVDVLGRFLNMGVEPYNFVSALNCILAQRLVRQICDFCVREVRYSDDEILASGLDPVEWRDFPFREGAGCIECGGTGYRGRSAIHELLELDDEIREMLLAKKPGSEIRKKAREKGMAFLRDSALERVRDGITTLKEINKVTFIEAGR, from the coding sequence ATGGCAAATCTTCCGCTGGCGATCCCGGTCACTGACCTGGGCATGGACGAGCTTGAGCACGCCAGGGCGCTCGCGCGAAGATACCACGCTGACTTCATCGACCTGAAGAACTTCAAGATCCAGCACGATCTCTTCAAGCGCGTCCCCGTCGACATGATGTTCCGGTACAACTTCGTTCCACTGGAACAGGTTGGTTCGCGCCTTGCCATCGCCGTCTCCGATCCCTCGAAGCTGATGGTGCTTGACGAGATCGCCGGCCTTCTCGGAATGCGCCTGCTGACCCGTGTTGCCACGTTATCGCAGATCAATGAGCTGCTGAAGAAGACCGAGCAGTCGCAGCGAGTGCTGGAAGAGGCCAGCGAAGGGCTTGCCTTCGATGTGCTCTCGAGTGAGGAGAACGCGGACGAGAATATCTCCATCGAACGGCTGACCAGCGAGGATGACATCTCGCCCATCATCCGCCTCGTGGATACGACCATCTTTACCGCTCTTGAGCGTCGCGCCTCCGACATCCATCTTGAGACCTTCGACGATTCGTTGCTGGTCAAGTACCGCATCGACGGCGTCCTGCAGCAGGCGATGGCTCCCATCGCGCGGGAGCACCATCAAACCATCCTTTCCCGCATCAAGGTCATGAGCGAGCTCGACATCGCAGAGCGCCGCGTCCCCCAGGACGGCCGTTTCCGCGTTCGCTACAAGGGCCGCCTCATCGACTTCCGCGTTTCCATCATGCCGACGGTCCACGGCGAAAATGCCGTGCTCCGCGTGCTCGACAAAGAGTCGATGAGCGAAAAGTTCAAGCAGCTTTCGCTGGACGTCGTAGGCTTCGCCTCGCGCGACCTTGAGCGTTTTCGCCGCTACATCAAAGAGCCCTACGGCATGGTGCTGGTCACAGGTCCCACCGGCTCCGGAAAGACCACGACTCTCTACGCCGCGCTCAATGAGATCAAAAGCGAAGAAGACAAAATCATCACCATTGAAGATCCGGTCGAGTACCAGATTCGCGGCATCACGCAGATTCCCGTCAACGAAAAGAAGGGACTCACCTTCGCCCGTGGCCTCCGCTCCATCCTGCGCCACGATCCTGACAAGATTCTGGTCGGTGAGATCCGTGATGCGGAGACGGCCCAGATCGCGATCAACTCCGCGCTGACCGGACATCTTGTCTTCACCACGGTGCACGCCAACAACGTGGTGGACGTCCTGGGACGCTTCCTCAACATGGGGGTTGAACCGTATAACTTCGTTTCGGCGCTCAACTGCATCCTTGCGCAGCGGCTTGTGCGGCAGATCTGCGACTTCTGCGTCCGCGAGGTCCGTTACTCCGACGATGAGATTCTGGCCAGCGGTCTCGACCCCGTCGAGTGGCGGGACTTCCCCTTCCGCGAAGGTGCAGGCTGCATCGAGTGCGGCGGTACAGGGTACCGCGGACGCTCCGCCATCCACGAGCTGCTTGAGCTCGACGACGAGATTCGTGAGATGCTCCTCGCCAAGAAGCCAGGAAGCGAGATTCGCAAGAAGGCAAGGGAGAAGGGAATGGCCTTCCTGCGCGATTCGGCGCTCGAGCGCGTCCGCGACGGAATCACCACTCTCAAAGAGATCAACAAAGTGACCTTCATTGAGGCAGGACGTTAG
- a CDS encoding PilN domain-containing protein, whose translation MKISVNLASRPFIELRPLYAKLRLALVGLAALAVVLGIALHFLDAKARDAQAQMNALKAKTESYQQVRQRNEARMRQPQNMAVLERSRFLNDVFAKKSFSWTAVLMDLERVLPAGVQVTSIDPATTKSGEVSIRLRVSGERDRAVELVRNLEKSQRFVAPRISGESAQAQENAAERGGPQVPGGVEFEIFSGYNPLPETKAEGSETKARREEAAGSIRSSASHAPAHAGDVKTTSHRKTSGVRR comes from the coding sequence ATGAAGATATCCGTCAATCTTGCGAGCCGGCCCTTCATCGAGCTTCGCCCTCTCTACGCAAAGCTGCGGTTAGCTTTGGTCGGCCTTGCTGCGCTTGCTGTCGTGCTGGGTATCGCGCTTCACTTTCTCGATGCGAAGGCGCGTGACGCCCAGGCGCAGATGAATGCGCTGAAGGCAAAGACCGAGAGCTATCAGCAGGTACGTCAGCGCAACGAAGCCAGGATGCGTCAGCCCCAGAACATGGCAGTGCTGGAGCGGAGCCGCTTTCTCAACGATGTCTTTGCCAAAAAGAGCTTCAGCTGGACGGCCGTCTTGATGGATCTTGAGCGGGTGTTGCCTGCCGGGGTTCAGGTCACCAGCATCGATCCCGCAACGACAAAATCGGGAGAGGTAAGTATCCGGCTACGGGTCAGCGGCGAACGGGACCGCGCCGTGGAACTCGTGCGTAACCTCGAAAAGTCGCAGCGCTTCGTTGCTCCCCGCATCTCTGGCGAATCCGCCCAGGCACAGGAGAATGCAGCAGAGCGCGGAGGCCCGCAGGTTCCCGGAGGCGTGGAGTTCGAGATCTTCAGCGGCTACAATCCACTTCCTGAGACGAAAGCTGAGGGTTCCGAAACCAAAGCACGACGCGAAGAGGCTGCTGGCTCGATAAGGTCCTCCGCCTCGCATGCTCCAGCCCATGCCGGAGATGTAAAAACCACCTCGCATCGGAAGACTTCAGGAGTGCGGCGCTGA
- a CDS encoding Fpg/Nei family DNA glycosylase translates to MPEGNEIHRWAMRHQEAFGQKPVRVDGPQGRFTDADVIDGRRLERVLAVGKHLGYDFGKDRILHIHLGLQGDFTEGSGPLLPVKGALRLRMWNAAAVRKPAVPGESRRHAWYSEDDGTGNLEPEQIAWVELRGPTDCSLYTQEKWDQLLERLGPDPLNGDAPDRMIARVQKSRKSIGELLMDQKLFAGIGNIFRAELLYRAKLSPFRPGRDVEEETLRSIWKDAEELMPAAMIDRRIVTTLPKHRPHKSGKVLKEEAHYVYRRQGLPCFVCGTIVKKQEVAGRNLFWCPRCQAE, encoded by the coding sequence ATGCCGGAAGGAAATGAGATTCATCGCTGGGCCATGCGGCACCAGGAGGCGTTTGGTCAGAAACCGGTACGCGTCGATGGTCCTCAGGGTCGCTTCACCGATGCCGATGTGATCGACGGGCGAAGGCTGGAACGCGTGCTCGCTGTGGGCAAACATCTTGGTTATGACTTCGGCAAGGACAGGATTCTGCATATCCATCTTGGGTTGCAGGGCGACTTCACCGAGGGATCCGGTCCGCTGCTGCCGGTGAAGGGGGCGCTTCGGCTGCGGATGTGGAACGCAGCGGCGGTGCGGAAGCCCGCAGTACCCGGCGAGTCCAGGCGGCATGCGTGGTATTCCGAAGATGACGGAACCGGCAATCTGGAGCCGGAACAGATTGCGTGGGTCGAGCTGCGCGGGCCTACCGACTGCTCCCTCTATACGCAGGAGAAGTGGGATCAGCTTCTGGAGCGTTTGGGCCCTGACCCGCTGAATGGCGATGCTCCGGACAGGATGATTGCCAGGGTCCAGAAGAGTCGCAAATCGATCGGTGAGCTTCTGATGGATCAGAAGCTGTTTGCAGGCATCGGCAACATCTTTCGTGCGGAGCTGCTGTACCGGGCGAAACTAAGCCCATTTCGTCCTGGCAGGGACGTAGAGGAAGAGACGTTGCGGTCGATATGGAAGGATGCGGAGGAGTTGATGCCGGCAGCGATGATCGACCGCCGCATCGTTACGACGTTACCAAAGCACCGGCCGCATAAAAGCGGAAAGGTCCTGAAAGAAGAGGCCCACTATGTATACCGTCGGCAGGGACTTCCCTGCTTTGTGTGCGGAACGATTGTAAAGAAGCAGGAGGTTGCGGGGCGGAATTTGTTCTGGTGCCCTCGTTGTCAGGCTGAATGA
- a CDS encoding DnaJ C-terminal domain-containing protein has product MATAKTKDYYGILGVKKTATADEIRKAFRKAARKYHPDVNPGDKKAEEKFKEISEANDVLSDEKKRKIYDQFGFYSDSIDPAAAEAAARGGYGGPGGFAGGTHAGRGGAQEVPFDFGGFDFSDFASGRQESTGGGGGGFRDIFSQMFSGNRNAASRGPQPGTDLEYQVNVDFWTAIRGGIAKLEIQRQEICPTCKGKSTTGGSMECPECHGSGQVTQMGGRMKFNIQCPRCGGSGKTQNVCPTCDGEGVVTKREPLEFRIKPGTRDGQRIRLAGKGNAGVNGGAPGDLYLIIKAGTNPVFTRTGDDIYVTVPVTIAEASLGAKVEVPTIDTHEGGGRTHLKIPPGTQSGQKLRLREKGVPSAVHEGRRGDQIVEVRIVVPKVQDERSKEILREFAKLNAEDPREELFTKI; this is encoded by the coding sequence ATGGCAACGGCAAAGACAAAGGACTACTACGGAATACTTGGCGTCAAGAAGACGGCTACGGCGGATGAGATCCGAAAGGCATTCCGCAAGGCTGCCCGTAAATATCATCCGGACGTAAATCCGGGGGACAAGAAGGCGGAGGAGAAGTTTAAGGAGATCTCCGAGGCCAACGACGTTCTAAGCGATGAGAAGAAGAGGAAGATCTACGATCAGTTCGGGTTCTACTCCGATTCCATTGATCCTGCTGCAGCGGAGGCTGCGGCACGGGGCGGCTATGGAGGCCCCGGAGGATTTGCCGGAGGCACTCACGCAGGTCGCGGGGGTGCGCAGGAGGTCCCCTTCGACTTCGGCGGATTCGACTTCTCCGATTTCGCATCGGGCCGCCAGGAGAGCACCGGCGGAGGAGGCGGAGGCTTCCGCGATATCTTCAGCCAGATGTTCTCGGGAAATCGGAATGCGGCATCACGAGGTCCGCAGCCTGGAACCGACCTGGAGTACCAGGTCAACGTCGATTTCTGGACTGCCATTCGCGGAGGCATAGCGAAACTGGAGATTCAGCGGCAGGAGATATGCCCGACCTGCAAAGGCAAGTCCACCACCGGCGGCAGCATGGAATGTCCGGAGTGCCACGGCAGCGGCCAGGTGACGCAGATGGGCGGACGGATGAAGTTCAACATCCAGTGCCCGCGCTGCGGAGGCTCCGGCAAGACGCAGAATGTATGCCCCACGTGCGATGGAGAGGGCGTGGTGACGAAGCGCGAGCCTCTGGAGTTCCGGATCAAGCCCGGCACACGCGATGGACAGAGGATCCGGCTGGCGGGCAAGGGCAATGCGGGAGTCAATGGCGGAGCCCCCGGCGATCTCTACCTGATCATCAAGGCCGGAACAAACCCCGTCTTCACCCGGACCGGCGACGATATCTACGTTACGGTTCCGGTGACGATTGCAGAAGCTTCGCTCGGGGCAAAGGTGGAAGTTCCAACCATCGATACGCACGAGGGAGGCGGAAGAACCCACCTGAAGATACCGCCGGGAACCCAGTCCGGTCAGAAACTCCGCCTCAGAGAGAAGGGGGTTCCCTCGGCGGTTCACGAAGGCAGGAGGGGTGACCAGATCGTGGAGGTCCGAATCGTCGTTCCCAAGGTGCAGGATGAGCGGTCGAAGGAGATTCTGCGGGAGTTTGCCAAGCTGAATGCCGAGGATCCGCGCGAGGAGCTGTTTACGAAAATCTAA
- a CDS encoding SDR family oxidoreductase, whose amino-acid sequence MKRTHLLRVLSGAAAIATTALALCNQNSRRRRSRGSEDRVVLVTGGSRGLGFAIAERFAQEGNRLVLTARDVHELNEARNSLLKRGAIRSPEDVLLIPADLTDQAQAASLIEHAIGHFGRIDVLINNAGIMEVGPVEDQPVEAYHRAMDTNFFAALYVTQAALPHMLYRDPGKVAAIVNICSIGGKVAVPHMLPYTASKFALVGFSQGLHAELRHKGIRVTTVCPGLMRTGGHRHAKFVGARKKEQRWFDLAATTPVLAASVKRAANHIYRAVAQGRAEIILTPQAWIAARAAAVAPESVQCLTSLVNEFILPAPLNSGPQAPHEKQSETFREPSHVTGAPWTPQSAESLS is encoded by the coding sequence ATGAAGCGAACTCATCTTCTTCGCGTCCTTAGCGGAGCCGCAGCCATCGCTACGACCGCGCTCGCCCTTTGCAATCAAAATAGCCGGAGAAGAAGGTCGCGAGGCTCTGAAGATCGCGTCGTCCTTGTCACGGGAGGCTCCCGCGGACTTGGATTCGCGATTGCAGAACGTTTCGCCCAGGAAGGCAACCGGCTCGTCCTTACTGCCCGCGATGTTCATGAACTGAACGAGGCGCGCAACAGCCTGCTGAAGCGCGGAGCGATCCGTTCTCCTGAAGACGTGCTCCTCATTCCGGCTGATCTCACCGATCAGGCTCAGGCCGCAAGCCTCATCGAGCACGCCATCGGGCACTTCGGAAGAATCGACGTGCTGATCAACAACGCCGGAATCATGGAGGTAGGTCCCGTCGAAGACCAGCCCGTCGAGGCGTATCACAGAGCTATGGATACCAACTTCTTCGCGGCCCTCTACGTTACTCAGGCAGCGCTTCCGCATATGCTCTATCGCGATCCTGGCAAGGTTGCCGCGATCGTCAACATCTGCTCCATCGGTGGCAAGGTCGCAGTGCCTCACATGCTTCCTTACACGGCCAGTAAATTCGCGCTCGTAGGTTTCTCCCAGGGATTGCATGCTGAACTGCGCCACAAGGGCATTCGGGTCACCACCGTCTGCCCTGGATTGATGCGCACCGGCGGCCATCGCCACGCAAAGTTCGTAGGCGCCCGGAAGAAGGAGCAGCGCTGGTTCGATCTTGCAGCGACGACTCCAGTCCTTGCGGCCTCGGTCAAGCGGGCAGCGAATCATATCTATCGCGCCGTCGCCCAGGGCAGGGCGGAGATTATCCTCACTCCCCAGGCCTGGATCGCTGCACGCGCTGCGGCCGTTGCTCCAGAGAGCGTGCAGTGCCTCACCTCGCTGGTCAATGAATTCATATTGCCCGCCCCGCTCAACTCCGGTCCCCAGGCTCCGCACGAAAAGCAGAGCGAAACCTTCCGCGAGCCCTCGCATGTAACAGGAGCTCCCTGGACTCCACAATCAGCGGAATCGCTCTCCTGA